ACTTTATTAAACTCTATATCTGAAACAGGAGACCAAATTGTTGCAGGTACTTTATTGGCTATTACAATAATCAGTAACATAAAAACACTGGCAAATAGGCCAGCTAAAACAACTTTATTAGCTCGCCTCCGGCCATATACTTCTGAAATGATGTCGGTTACTAAAAAAGTAATGGGGTAAGGAAGAATTCCAACAGATAATTCAAACGTATATTTTCCAAAAGGGGTCCAATGAAAGAATTTTTGAAAGATTAAATTTCCGCTAACCAATGCAGCAATAAACAAAGCACCAAGAATAAGATACAGGCTTTCGGCTTGTTGTTTCTTAGATTCAACCATCATTTACTTCCTTAACTTATTTGCATTATTGCAAATATCCTTAAAAATAAATTAGTAAATTTAATATCAAATTTAAACCATGTTAAACATCGCATTATTTGGCCCACCGGGTGCTGGTAAAGGAACACAATCAGAATTTCTGATTAAAAAATACAATCTGTTTTATATTTCAACGGGAGATCTACTCCGAAAAGAAATGAAAGAAAATACAGATTTAGGTAAAGAAGCAAAAAATGTAATTGCTGCCGGTGGTCTTGTTTCAGATGAGATTATTGTTCAGATTATTGAAAAAACGATTACCGATCATCCCGATTCAAACGGTTTTTTGTTTGATGGTTTTCCCAGAACTTACATTCAAGCTTATATTCTGGAAGGCTTGATGATTAAGTTAAACACTTCGCTTAATTGCCTCATTAATCTGGATGTTCCCGAAAAAGTGTCAATCGACAGATTATTAAATCGTGGAAAAACTTCTGGACGATCAGATGATAATGAAAAGGTAATCAGAAATAGATTAAGCGAATACAATGAAAAAACGCTACCTGTTTTGCAGTTTTTCAAAGAAAGAGAAATATACAGGGAAGTTAAAGGAAACCAAAGTATTGAAAAGGTACAAAAGGATATTCAGATCATAATTCAGGAAGAACTAAGCAAGCGTTTACTAAACATTGTTTTATTTGGTTATCCGGGTTCAGGAAGAGGATCGCAGGGAAAAGCTTTAGCTGAAAAGTATAATTTAGAATATGTTGCTACTGGCCCTATGCTGGATCAGGAAATAAAAAAGAATTCACCAATAGGGTTAAAAATTAAAGACCTATACGACAGTGGTCAATTGGTGCCTGACGAAATAGTTGTTCAGCTTATTGAAAAGAAGCTGGAAAACTCCCGAAACATTAAAGGATTCATTTTCAAAGGTTTTCCACGAACGCTGGTGCAATCTTATATATTAGATGGACTCCTTAAAAAACATGGAACGGCTAAATCTCAAATCATCGAAATTGAAGTACCTACACTTGAATTAATAAATCGGCTTGATGCCAGAAGCAAAACCGACCGATGTATGCCCTATGACACCAGTAC
The Bacteroidota bacterium genome window above contains:
- a CDS encoding adenylate kinase is translated as MLNIALFGPPGAGKGTQSEFLIKKYNLFYISTGDLLRKEMKENTDLGKEAKNVIAAGGLVSDEIIVQIIEKTITDHPDSNGFLFDGFPRTYIQAYILEGLMIKLNTSLNCLINLDVPEKVSIDRLLNRGKTSGRSDDNEKVIRNRLSEYNEKTLPVLQFFKEREIYREVKGNQSIEKVQKDIQIIIQEELSKRLLNIVLFGYPGSGRGSQGKALAEKYNLEYVATGPMLDQEIKKNSPIGLKIKDLYDSGQLVPDEIVVQLIEKKLENSRNIKGFIFKGFPRTLVQSYILDGLLKKHGTAKSQIIEIEVPTLELINRLDARSKTDRCMPYDTSTSKIVKRLQEHETKTVPVIAKYNQIHGVIKINGEGSFDEVFEKLSYEVENGFRNMR